The sequence CTTGCGCGCGCCTTCGACGAGCTTCCCTACAACCGCATCGAGCGCGGCGCGCGTCCCTCTCGCATGGGCGTCGCCGTCTCCGGCATCTCCTATCTATACGCGAAAGAGGTGATAGAGGAGCTTGCCCTCGACGTTGTATTATATAAAATTGGCACTCCGTACCCGCTGCCGGAACGGATGACGCGCGATTTTCTTTCTGCGGTCGATTCAGTTCTCGTCATAGAGGAGCTGGACCCTGTCGTTGAGGAGCAGCTTCTTATTGAGGCGCGCGGCGGCGTCCCTGTCTTTGGTAAACGCTCCGGCCACATGCCGTGGAACGGAGAATATTCTTACGAACTTATAAAAAAGGCGCTGCTTGCCTATCTCGGCCTGCCGGCGGACGAGGAGGCTGCCCCCGCTCTTCCGCAGCTTCCGGTGCGCCCGCCCGTGCTTTGCGCGGGATGCCCGCACCGCGCTTCGTTCTACGCGGCGAAGGTGGCCGCACGCGACGCAAAGAAGGCCGTTTTCTGCGGCGACATCGGCTGCTACACTCTAGGCAACGCGGCGCCCCTTAACATGGTAGACACCTGCCTCTGCATGGGCGCCGGCATCACTCTCGCGCAGGGTATAGCGCTTGCGGAGCCGGAGACAAAGTGCATGGCCTTCGTTGGAGATTCAACCTTTTTCCATACCGGGATACCGGGCGTCATAAACGCGGTCTATCAGGGAACGGACATAACGCTCGTGGTGCTTGACAACCGCACGACGGCGATGACGGGACACCAGCCGCACCCTGGAACGGGACGGCGCGCGCTCGGCGAAGAGGCGGTGGCGCTTGACATAGAGACCATCCTCCGCGCCTGCGGCGTATCGCACGTCGCCTCCGTCGATCCGTTTGACTTCAACGGGACCGTTTCCTCTATGAAGGAGGCGCTTGCCTTTGACGGGCCCTCCGCCGTAATAACGAAGGCCCCCTGTATAGCGCAGATGAAAAAGCCAAAAACCGTGCACTTTGTAGACGATAAATGTATCAAATGCGGCAGATGCGTCCGCGAGATCGGATGTCCCGCAATCACGCCGGACGCGGAGGGACGCGCCGTTATAAGCGCGCCGCTTTGCACCGACTGCGGCCTCTGCGCATACCTCTGCCCCGTAAAGGCGATAAAGAGCGGTGACAACAATGACTAAGAGCATAGTGATAGCGGGCGTGGGCGGACAGGGAACGCTGCTTGCCTCAAAGATACTGGCGACTGCGGCCGGCGCGCGCGGGCTTTTTGTGCGCACCTCTGAGACCATCGGCATGGCGCAGCGCGGCGGCTCCGTGTCGAGCCATCTGCGCATAGACTCGCGCGGGCTTTCCCCTATCATCCCCTCCGCGCACGGCGACATCCTGCTTTCCTTCGAGCTTGCGGAGGCCGTCCGCATGATTCCCAAGATGCGCGCGGAGGCCGCCTGCGTCGTAAACACAGATCAGATGATTCCGACAAACGTGGCTCTCGGCCGCGGCGTCTATCTTGCCGACGAATACATGGCGGCGCTCAAGAGCCGTTTTCCGAAGGCCGTATTCATCGAGGGCGCGGCGCTTGCACTTGAAGCGGGCGACATCCGCACGCTGAACATAGTGCTGCTCGGCGCGGCCTCCGCCGCCGGCCTGCTTCCCTTCGGCGAAGACGAACTGCGCGCGGCGCTTGCGCTCTGCGTGAAGCCGAAACTTCTTGCCATGAACGAAAAAGCCTTTGAACTTGGGCGCGCCGCGGCCGAGCGATGGCGTGACGACTCTGTTAAATAGCGAAAGCGCGCGTTCGGACGGCAAACAGACGAGACAGGTCAGGCAACAAGACAAGAGAGCAAGACAAGAGAGGATTTTTATAGTGAACGAACTTACAATAATGAGCCAGTGCTTTGCGCAGGTACGCCGCGTGGCGAAGGCAAGTCCCATGTATAAAGAAAAATTCGCGGGCCTTCCCGTGGATACGATGATGACGCGCGAGCAGTTTGAAGCTCTTCCCTTCACGACGAAGCAGGACCTCCGCGACGCGTACCCGATGGGGATGCAGTGCGTGCCGAACGATAAAATCGTTCGCGTCCACTCGTCGTCGGGCACGACGGGCGTGCCGGTCATCATGCCCTATTCGGCGCAGGACCTCGAGGACTGGGCCGTCATGATGGAACGCTGTTACCAGCTTGCCGGAGTCACTCCAGAAGACCGCGTGCAGATAACGCCGGGATTCGGCCTGTGGACGGCGGGGCTCGGCTTTCAGGCTGGCGCAGAAAAAATGGGCGCGATGGTCATCCCGACTGGCGCGGGCAACACAGACCGCCAGCTCCAGCTGCTTCGCGACCTTCAGGCGAGCGTGCTCATAGGCACATCGTCCTACGCGCTGGTCATCGCCGAAGAGGTGGACAAGCGCGGCCTCCGCGACGAGATACATCTAAAGCGCGGCATCTTCGGCTCTGAGCGCTGGGGCGACAAGATACGCGACCGCATCTACGAGTCGCTCGGCATAGAGTTCTTCGACATCTACGGCCTCACCGAGATATACGGCCCCGGCATCGCGATAGACTGCCACGAGCACGCGGGGATGCACTATTTCAGCGATTACATCTACTGCGAGATAATAGACCCGGCGACGGGCCGCGTGCTGCCGGACGGAGAGCAGGGCGAGATAGTTATCACCACCTTCCGCAAAGAGGCGGCGCCGCTTATCCGCTACCGCACGCGCGACATCTCGCGCATCATTCCCGGCGAATGTCCCTGCGGCTCGCCGTTCCCGCGCCTCGACCGCATCGTAGGCAGAAGCGACGACATGATAAAGGTCAAGGGCACGAACATCTACCCGGCGCAGGTGGAAGTGATACTGAAAAATATCGAAGGCTTCTCCAGCGAATACCGCATCGTCCTTGAGAACGAAGATCTGCGCGACCGCATGATAGTGCAGGCTGAGGCCCATCCCGGAACGAACGCGGAGGCGCTAGCCGACGAGCTGGTGCGCGAGTGCAAGTCGGGGCTTGGCATACGCGTCATTCCCGAGGTGGTTGAGATAGGCGCCCTCCCAAGAAGCGAAAAAAAGACGCAGCGCGTCATAGACAAACGGGATTAGGCGCGGCGCTAAACTAACGGCAAAGGGACGGCGCGCGCCGTCCCTTTTTATTTCGCTCATACCTTTACTTTTATAAAATATGTAAAGTAATAAATTTTATAAAAATAATTTCACAAAACTCACACATCCTCGTTGTATAATGTAGCCTTGGAATTATTAATAAAATTTGCCAACGGCAAAAGGATGTCTTCAATCGATGAAAATTACTGAAAGTTCTCTGCGGCGTCCGGTAACGGTATTGATACTGACCATCGCGGTCGTCATATTCGGCATCTATTCCTACTCCAACATGGGCGTTGAACGAATGCCGAACGTCGAGTTCCCGATAGTCGTCGTCCGCACGACGATGGAGGGCGCAAGCCCGGCAATCATGGACAACGACGTGACGGACGTGCTTGAGGCGCGCATCAACACCATCGAGGGCATCAAGAACATGACCTCAAGCAGCTACGAGGGACGCTCTGTAATCGTCGTAGAGTTCGAGCTTGACCGCAACGTCGACTTCGCTGCGGCGGACGTCCGGGGCAAGGTGAGCATGGCCGCGGGCAAGCTGCCCGACGACTGCGACGACCCGCAGGTGGACAAGTATGACCCGTCCGACAGGCCGATAATGAACATCGCCGTCAAAAACGACGGCAGAACCGACATGCGCACTCTTTCGCGCTACGTCGACAAGATTGTGACGGAGCGCCTGCAAACGGTAAAGGGCGTGGGCGGCGTGCAGCTTGCGGGCTTTCGCGACAGGGAGATGCGCATCTGGCTCAACCCGCAGTCGCTTGAATCCTACGGCATAACCACAAAAGAGATCAAAAACGCAATATACGACAAGCACGTCGAGCTTCCGGCGGGACGCGTCGAGACTGGCGCAAAGGAGTACGGCATCCGCATAGAGGGCGAATACTCGTCGGCTGCGGAGCTTGCCTACCTTCCCATCACGGTGAGAAACGGCGCCGTCATCCGCCTGCGCGATCTGGCGCGCGTTGAGGACGGCTTTGAGGACCAGCGCAGCAGCTCGCTCTATGAGGGCAAGCCAACCATCATGGTCATGGTGCGCAAGCAGAAGGGCGCAAACGAAGTGCTGCTTTCGCGGCTGGTCCAGCAGCGCATAGCCGAGCTCAATAAAAACGCTCCGGCCGGAACGAGCCTCGTCGTCGTCTCCGACAACGCGAAATTTATACTTAGGTCGATGAACGGCGTCTTCTGGGACATCGTCACCTCCGTCATACTCACCTCGCTTATAATGTTCTTCTTCCTGCGGACTCTGCGCGCGACCTTCATCGCCGTCATCACGATACCGGTCTGTCTTCTGGGCAGCCTCTCCGTGCTCTACTGGATGGGCATTTCGATAAACAACATGTCGATGATGGGGCTGTCGCTTGCGGTAGGAATGGTGGTAGACGCCACCACCGTCGTCATGGAAAATATATCGCGTCACAAAGAATACGGCAAAAGCGCCTTCCGCGCCTCCGAGGACGGCACCGGCGAGGTGGCCTTCGCGGTGCTCGCGGGCGCTGCCACCACTCTTGCCGTCTTTGTGCCGGTCGCCTTCATGGGCGGCATGATGGGGCGCTTCTTCAACGCCTTCGGCGTCACAGTAGCCATGACGATCTCAATATCGCTCATAATATCGCTCACGCTTACGCCCTTTCTCTGCTCGCGGCTTCTGGGCCGCTCAAAGCCGCCTACGCGCGCGCAGATATTGATGGAACGCCCCTTCATCTGGCTTGAAAAAAAATACGCGGGAGCGCTCTTCTTTTCCGTCAGCCACAGAAAACTTATCCTTGCCTCCGCCCTTGGGCTCTTTGCGGTAGGCATCTTCTTCGCCTCGATACTGGGCACCGAGTTCTTCCCAAGCGAGGACCAGGGCCGTCTGCGCGTCGTGGCGGAGCTTCCCGCCGACTCGTCGCTTGAGGTGACGGACGCCGTCACGAAGCAGATGGTGGAGGTCATAAAGCAGGACGAGGCCGTCGCCTACACCTACGGCGTCGTTGGCAGCGGCTCCGGCGAGGAGGTCTACAAATCGAACATAAATATCGAACTTGTTGACGCCTCGCTGCGCCCGAAGGCCGCCGTCGTCATGAAGAGGCTGCGCGAAAAGCTTTCGCGCTTCCGCGACGTAGACCTGCTGATGGGCACGTGGGGCGCGTCTGACATCACGCTCGTCCTTCAGGGGCCGACCAGCGAAGGGCTCGCCATCCTGGGCGACCGGATAAAAAAGGACCTTGACGAGCACGCGCGCGGACTGGTGGACATCACCACCGACCTGCGCATGAACAAGCCCCGCATCAACCTTGCGCTCAACCGCGGCCTTGCGGACGACCTGAACATAAGCATACGTGACCTTTCCGACGAGATGCTGACGTGGTTCGGCGGAGACAACAGCGGCACCTTCAGCGAAGGCGGCTACCGCTACGACATCCGGCTGCGCTCCGAAAGCGGCTCGCGCGACGATCCGACGAAGGTGCTAAAGAC is a genomic window of Cloacibacillus sp. containing:
- the iorA gene encoding indolepyruvate ferredoxin oxidoreductase subunit alpha, with protein sequence MSRRVCMGNEAIALGALAAGVSVAAGYPGTPSTEIIETLAAVKQPGVKVQWSDNEKVALEVAAGAAYAGARSLVTMKQVGLNVASDPLMSLAYIGVKGGMVLAVADDPGPWSSQTEQDTRGFAKHANLPVFDPSSPEEAYEMVQSAFDLSEAFLLPVFLRPTTRVCHASAETEVAESFSPRAATGFEKRPEWCIFPALSYRRHGELEEKQHELARAFDELPYNRIERGARPSRMGVAVSGISYLYAKEVIEELALDVVLYKIGTPYPLPERMTRDFLSAVDSVLVIEELDPVVEEQLLIEARGGVPVFGKRSGHMPWNGEYSYELIKKALLAYLGLPADEEAAPALPQLPVRPPVLCAGCPHRASFYAAKVAARDAKKAVFCGDIGCYTLGNAAPLNMVDTCLCMGAGITLAQGIALAEPETKCMAFVGDSTFFHTGIPGVINAVYQGTDITLVVLDNRTTAMTGHQPHPGTGRRALGEEAVALDIETILRACGVSHVASVDPFDFNGTVSSMKEALAFDGPSAVITKAPCIAQMKKPKTVHFVDDKCIKCGRCVREIGCPAITPDAEGRAVISAPLCTDCGLCAYLCPVKAIKSGDNND
- a CDS encoding indolepyruvate oxidoreductase subunit beta; its protein translation is MTKSIVIAGVGGQGTLLASKILATAAGARGLFVRTSETIGMAQRGGSVSSHLRIDSRGLSPIIPSAHGDILLSFELAEAVRMIPKMRAEAACVVNTDQMIPTNVALGRGVYLADEYMAALKSRFPKAVFIEGAALALEAGDIRTLNIVLLGAASAAGLLPFGEDELRAALALCVKPKLLAMNEKAFELGRAAAERWRDDSVK
- a CDS encoding phenylacetate--CoA ligase; protein product: MNELTIMSQCFAQVRRVAKASPMYKEKFAGLPVDTMMTREQFEALPFTTKQDLRDAYPMGMQCVPNDKIVRVHSSSGTTGVPVIMPYSAQDLEDWAVMMERCYQLAGVTPEDRVQITPGFGLWTAGLGFQAGAEKMGAMVIPTGAGNTDRQLQLLRDLQASVLIGTSSYALVIAEEVDKRGLRDEIHLKRGIFGSERWGDKIRDRIYESLGIEFFDIYGLTEIYGPGIAIDCHEHAGMHYFSDYIYCEIIDPATGRVLPDGEQGEIVITTFRKEAAPLIRYRTRDISRIIPGECPCGSPFPRLDRIVGRSDDMIKVKGTNIYPAQVEVILKNIEGFSSEYRIVLENEDLRDRMIVQAEAHPGTNAEALADELVRECKSGLGIRVIPEVVEIGALPRSEKKTQRVIDKRD
- a CDS encoding efflux RND transporter permease subunit, producing the protein MKITESSLRRPVTVLILTIAVVIFGIYSYSNMGVERMPNVEFPIVVVRTTMEGASPAIMDNDVTDVLEARINTIEGIKNMTSSSYEGRSVIVVEFELDRNVDFAAADVRGKVSMAAGKLPDDCDDPQVDKYDPSDRPIMNIAVKNDGRTDMRTLSRYVDKIVTERLQTVKGVGGVQLAGFRDREMRIWLNPQSLESYGITTKEIKNAIYDKHVELPAGRVETGAKEYGIRIEGEYSSAAELAYLPITVRNGAVIRLRDLARVEDGFEDQRSSSLYEGKPTIMVMVRKQKGANEVLLSRLVQQRIAELNKNAPAGTSLVVVSDNAKFILRSMNGVFWDIVTSVILTSLIMFFFLRTLRATFIAVITIPVCLLGSLSVLYWMGISINNMSMMGLSLAVGMVVDATTVVMENISRHKEYGKSAFRASEDGTGEVAFAVLAGAATTLAVFVPVAFMGGMMGRFFNAFGVTVAMTISISLIISLTLTPFLCSRLLGRSKPPTRAQILMERPFIWLEKKYAGALFFSVSHRKLILASALGLFAVGIFFASILGTEFFPSEDQGRLRVVAELPADSSLEVTDAVTKQMVEVIKQDEAVAYTYGVVGSGSGEEVYKSNINIELVDASLRPKAAVVMKRLREKLSRFRDVDLLMGTWGASDITLVLQGPTSEGLAILGDRIKKDLDEHARGLVDITTDLRMNKPRINLALNRGLADDLNISIRDLSDEMLTWFGGDNSGTFSEGGYRYDIRLRSESGSRDDPTKVLKTLITTKSGATIPAEGVVTSSIGMAPNVIKRYNRQRSLEIGANVEGIAPGDGIKAMEEVFKKYAPQDGTYSMVPSGDTENMKESFGYMSIALIFAILLVYIVMAIQFESFVHPFTVMFSLPLMTAGSFGLLALMGLRLSVMSFMGVILLVGVVVNNAILLVDFINQLRASGCDKVTAVLKAGPLRLRAILMTTVSTMVGSLPVALALSQGGETRQPMSVAVIGGLFTSTLLTLLVIPVIYLMMDDLMDRARARFRRYQAFRRYKEKERGRC